The genome window TCTGATTTTACTTTTCCTACTTCGGCGACTAATTTTAATCGCTCGGCAAACAGCTGGATTAATTGCTGATCAACTCGGTCGATTTTTTCTCGTAAAGGATTTAATGGGGTCATTGATTGTTCCTTCATTCTGTCAGGATAGGTCCTTAAACAAGCGGTCAAATTTGCATAAAATTTTGCAAAATTGACCGCTTCTTCTATTTATCTAGATCCGACTAAATTATTTTACTGTCTTAATTTTTCAGCAAAATTTGTTAATACGTCTTCGGTTGTTTGCCAGTCGATACAAGCATCGGTAATCGATATGCCGTATTTCATTGCACTAAACGGCTGATCTGATGATTGATTACCGGCATTTAAGTGGCTTTCGATCATTAAACCGATAATTGAACTGTTACCATTTAATAATTGTTCTAAGGCATTTTCCGCTACCAATGGTTGACGGCGATAATCTTTATTGGAGTTACCGTGGCTACAGTCAATCATAATTGCTTCTGGTAATCCTGCTTTACGTAATGCTAATTCACATTCTTCCACATATTGCTTTTCAAAGTTTGGCGTTTTACCGCCTCGTAAAATGACATGACCATCTGAGTTACCTTTGGTGTGTAATAGGTTTACTTGACCTTTTTGGTTGATACCGATAAAGCTATGGCTTTGGGTCGCAGATTGTAACGCATTGATTGCCACTGCTAAACCGCCATCCGTACCGTTTTTAAAGCCGACTGCCATTGATAAGCCAGAAGCGAGTTCACGGTGTGTTTGTGATTCGGTTGTACGAGCACCGATCGCAGACCAACTAAACAGATCCGCTAAATACTGTGGCGTCATTGGATCCAATGCTTCAGTTGCAAGTGGTAAACCTAATTCAGCGAGTTCTAGGCATAGTTTACGTCCGACACGTAAACCCGTTTCAACATCAAAAGTCCCATCAATTTTCGGATCGTTGATTAAGCCTTTCCAACCTACGGTTGTACGTGGTTTTTCAAAATAAACACGCATCACGATATAAAGTTTATCTGAAACGGTGTCGGCTAATGCTTTTAATTTTTTTCCATATTCGATAGCCGCAACCGGATCGTGAATAGAGCAGGGACCGATAACAATCAGTTTGCGTGGATCACGTTTATGAATAATATTTGAGATTTCACGACGTGATGTTTCAATTTGTTTACGCAGATGTTCTGGTAATGGAAATTCTGCTTTAAGTTCAGCCGGTGTGAGTAATACTTTTTCGTCAGTAATATTTACATTATGTAAGCTATCTTGGTTAACTACGGTGTTCATTTTTGTTTCCTGTATGTGTAAAAAAAATAATACAGTGCTACTTTACAATTTTACAGCCAGAGTTTCAACTATTTTTTTCTTCACTTCGTCAACAGTAATGCGTTCCATTAATTTTTCGCCTGATTTACTTCTTGCTTTAGTTGCCCAAGGTAACTCATTCCATGGTTTTCCATAATAATCAAGAATAGCTTGATCATACGCTGATACAACGTTGTGTTGATCATTATAAGGCGCTGTACGGCGAGGATTATGAATTGCATATAAGCCGATAACAGGTGTCGATTGTGTGGTTGCAATATGTCTTTGCCCCTGTATCGGGAGAGATAACTAAGTCAACTTGTTTAATTAAGGCGACAAGTTGTTTTAGGCTGGTTTTTCCTGCAATATTGATACAATTCGGTGCAAGTTGTTGAATTTTATTGGCGGTTTCCATTTCATAAGCAGAAGGAGAACCGGCAATGATTACATTAATATTTTGAGCGATAAGCCATTGAGCGATTTCTGCATTAGGTTCTGCACCCCAATCTTTTTCTTTTTTACTGGAACAAGGCGAAAGTAAGACATTTTTCTTAGTTTTATCAATAAAAGCGACACTGTAATCAAGATCGGGTTGGCTTAAAGGCGACGACCAACGAGGGGTTAAATCCGTTACGCCTATTGCTTTAGCAAACATCATTTGCCCATCCAATACATGTGGAGAAGATGTCATTTCCACTTTTTCATTAGTAAAAAGCCACTGCATTTCACGTGCACGATCTCGATTAAAACCGATTTTTTTAGTCGCTTTAATGCCTAATGAAATCATTGAGGCTCGAAAAGCGGTTTGCATATTTAACAGGAAATCGAACCGCTTATCGGCCAGTGTTTTCCAAAGTGTAAATATTCCTTTCCAGCCGGTTTTTTTATCATAAGGAATCAGTTCGACATTTTCCAAACCTTGCATCAGCATAGCTTCGGTTTTGCCGATTATCCAGCTGATCTTAGCATTGGGATATTGGCGTTGAATCGCCTGCACGACAGCAAGAGTATGGCATACGTCACCAATAGCGGAGAGGCGTAAAATACAGATATTAAGCGGTTGTTTTTTCATTAAAATTTGCAAATCAGAGTTATTGATGAATATAACAAAAACCCACGCATTGGCGTGGGCTTTTTAGGATGAATTTAGTGATTATTCAACTGTTAAGATACGGCAAGTATTTGTACCGCCTTCTTTTAATTCATCGCCGTGTGTTAATAACACAACATCACCGGACATTAAATAACCTTTCTCTTTTAATAATGCAAGTGCTTTTTTCGCACCATCGATCGTACGACTTTCTTCATCGTAGAATACCGGTGTTACACCGCGGTAAAGCGCAGAAAGATTTAATGCTTTTTGGTTACGAGATAATGCGTAAATCGGTAAACCTGAGCTGATACGACTCATTAATTTAGCGGTTTCACCTGAGTGAGTTAATGCGATAATTGCAGAAACGCCTTCTAAGTGGTTTGCTGTGTACATTGCTGACATTGCAACCGCTTCATCAATACTTGCAAATTTGCCTTCCATACGGTGACGAGAAATATTGATACTTGGCATTGTTTCAGCACCTAAACATACTTCAGCCATTGATTTAACGGTTTCGATAGGATAATCACCGTTTGCCGTTTCGCCTGAAAGCATTACCGCATCCGTACCGTCTAATACTGCGTTTGCAACGTCCATAACCTCTGCACGTGTCGGCATAGGTTTTTTGATCATTGATTCCATCATTTGCGTTGCAGTAATCACTACGCGGTTTAATTTACGTGCACGACGAATTAAACGTTTTTGTACGCCAACTAATGTCGCATCACCGATTTCAACACCTAAGTCACCACGTGCAACCATTACGACATCAGAACCTAAAATAATATCTTCCATTGCTTCTTCAGTTGCAACGGTTTCAGCACGTTCTACTTTTGCAACAATTTTCGCATTTAAACCGGCTTCTTGTGCTAATTGACGAGCATAGTGTAGGTCCGCACTTGATTGTGGGAATGATACTGCAAGATAGTCAACACCGATTTTCGCCGCTAATTTGATGTCTTCTTTATCTTTGTCTGTTAATGCAGGTGCAGATAAACCGCCACCTAATTTATTGATACCTTTATTGTTTGATAACGGACCGCCAACAGTAACTTCAGTATGAACTTTTACACCTTCAACAGAAAGTACTTTTAATTGAACGTTACCGTCATCTAATAAAAGAATATCGCCCGGTACTACATCGTTTGGTAAGTTTTTGTAGTCTAAACCAACCGCATCTTGGTGGCCTTCACCACGTGGTAAATCAGCGTCTAATGTGAATTTGTCACCGATGTTTAAGAAAATTTTACCATCTTTGAAAGTTGATACACGGATTTTAGGACCTTGTAAGTCACCTAAGATTGCAACTGTTTTTCCTAATTTTGCCGCAATTTCACGTACTTTATTTGCACGTTCAATGTGATCTTCCGGTACACCGTGAGAGAAGTTCATACGAACCATGTTCGCACCAGCGACAATAATTTTTTCTAAGTTATTGCCACGGTCTGTAGCAGGTCCCATAGTACAAACAATTTTAGTTCTTCTGAGTTTTCTTGACATTGATAGACTCCGTAATGGTAGATTTATTTGAAAATTAAAAATTCTTTTATAGACGCTATTGTAACGCCTAAAACGTGAAGTATTATACGCTTAAATCGTGTTGGTTTAAATACAGTAATGAGGTTTTACAATGAATATTTGGGTTATGCGACATGGCGAAGCCGGTTTTAATGCGTTAACGGATAGTGAACGCTCTTTAACTGAAAATGGGCGGAAAATGGCTCTAGAGCAAGGTATTTGGCTTGCTGAACGGCTAATGGCAACTGAGCGAAAATTAGATAAAGTTATAGTGAGTCCTTTTATTCGTGCGAAACAAACCTTTGAATATTTGTTACAAGGTGTCGCTAAGATTGATGTAAATCAAGAGATGTGCATAAAACGTCATTTAGAAATTTGGGATGGCATTACCCCAGAGGGTAATTTAGAAAATGTATTGAATTATTTAGATTTTTTACGTGCAGAAGGTGCAACAAATATATTAATGATTTCCCATTTACCTCTTGTATATGATTTAGTCTCAAATTTAACGATGCATCAAGATTCGGTACATTTTTATCCAGCAGTCATCGCGGAGTTAGAGTGGACAACAAACCTAGGGAAAATTACTTTGGTCAAAAAACTGTAAGACCTCTCATTTTGGCAAAAATCTTTAAGAATTTTAAATTTTTTAACAATTGTCGAATAAATAGACTTCCATATTTAGGAAAAAGTGCGTATCATACGCACCTCAAAATCAGCTTAGGCTGACAAAGATTGATGAAAGAGTACGGTTTTTTAGCCGTACTTTTTATTTGGATTTTCGTCTTGTTAAATTTGTTTTAAATTTAATCACTTATAGGGAAAAGTAATGCGTATTGGACAATATGAATTTAAAAACCGTATTTTCCTTGCGCCTATGGCAGGTATTACCGATCAGCCTTTTCGCCGTTTGTGTAGTAAACTTGGAGCAGGTTTAACTTTTTCAGAGATGATGTCCGCAAATCCTGATGTATGGCATACGGAAAAATCTCGATTGAGACTTGCTCATCATGAAGAGATTGGCGTAAATGCAGTACAAATTGCAGGATCTGATCCGACTGAAATGGCGATGGCGGCAAAAGTAAATGTCGAGTATGGTGCTCAAATTATTGATATTAATATGGGATGCCCAGCAAAAAAGGTAAACAAAAAAATGGCAGGCTCTGCTTTATTACGTGAACCGGATTTAGTTGCTCGTATTTTAGATGCTGTTGTTAGTGCTGTTGATGTTCCTGTAACATTAAAAATTAGAACGGGGTGGGATCAAGAGAATAGAAATTGCTTAGCGATTGCACAGATTGCGGAAAAAGCTGGGATCTCAGCATTAACCATACATGGTCGTACGAGAGCTTGCTTATTTGAAGGGCAAGCCGAATATGACAGTATTAAAGCAGTAAAGCAGGCAATATCTATTCCGGTTATTGCTAATGGCGATATAACTTCTGCAAAAAAAGCAAAATATGTCTTAGATTATACTAACGCAGATGCGGTCATGATTGGTCGAGGCAGTTTTGGTCGCCCTTGGCTTTTTAAGGAAGTTGAACAATTTTTAGAGAACGAGCAAATTGTTGATTTATCTCTTATGGATAAATGCCAACTTATGTTCAAGCATATCGAAGAACTTCATCAATTTTATGGTGAGGAGAAAGGTTACCGTATTGCGAGAAAACATGTAGGTTGGTATATGGATCAATTAGTGCCGGACTCAAATTTTAGACGTACTTTCAATACGTTAGATTCAGCAAAAGAGCAATTAATAGTATTGGAAGATTTCATAGAATCGATTCGTTAGAATCCTTATTTTAGTTGGATAGAGGACAATGTTAGAACAACAACC of Actinobacillus arthritidis contains these proteins:
- the dusB gene encoding tRNA dihydrouridine synthase DusB yields the protein MRIGQYEFKNRIFLAPMAGITDQPFRRLCSKLGAGLTFSEMMSANPDVWHTEKSRLRLAHHEEIGVNAVQIAGSDPTEMAMAAKVNVEYGAQIIDINMGCPAKKVNKKMAGSALLREPDLVARILDAVVSAVDVPVTLKIRTGWDQENRNCLAIAQIAEKAGISALTIHGRTRACLFEGQAEYDSIKAVKQAISIPVIANGDITSAKKAKYVLDYTNADAVMIGRGSFGRPWLFKEVEQFLENEQIVDLSLMDKCQLMFKHIEELHQFYGEEKGYRIARKHVGWYMDQLVPDSNFRRTFNTLDSAKEQLIVLEDFIESIR
- a CDS encoding 3-deoxy-7-phosphoheptulonate synthase, whose product is MNTVVNQDSLHNVNITDEKVLLTPAELKAEFPLPEHLRKQIETSRREISNIIHKRDPRKLIVIGPCSIHDPVAAIEYGKKLKALADTVSDKLYIVMRVYFEKPRTTVGWKGLINDPKIDGTFDVETGLRVGRKLCLELAELGLPLATEALDPMTPQYLADLFSWSAIGARTTESQTHRELASGLSMAVGFKNGTDGGLAVAINALQSATQSHSFIGINQKGQVNLLHTKGNSDGHVILRGGKTPNFEKQYVEECELALRKAGLPEAIMIDCSHGNSNKDYRRQPLVAENALEQLLNGNSSIIGLMIESHLNAGNQSSDQPFSAMKYGISITDACIDWQTTEDVLTNFAEKLRQ
- the sixA gene encoding phosphohistidine phosphatase SixA; translated protein: MNIWVMRHGEAGFNALTDSERSLTENGRKMALEQGIWLAERLMATERKLDKVIVSPFIRAKQTFEYLLQGVAKIDVNQEMCIKRHLEIWDGITPEGNLENVLNYLDFLRAEGATNILMISHLPLVYDLVSNLTMHQDSVHFYPAVIAELEWTTNLGKITLVKKL
- the pyk gene encoding pyruvate kinase, with protein sequence MSRKLRRTKIVCTMGPATDRGNNLEKIIVAGANMVRMNFSHGVPEDHIERANKVREIAAKLGKTVAILGDLQGPKIRVSTFKDGKIFLNIGDKFTLDADLPRGEGHQDAVGLDYKNLPNDVVPGDILLLDDGNVQLKVLSVEGVKVHTEVTVGGPLSNNKGINKLGGGLSAPALTDKDKEDIKLAAKIGVDYLAVSFPQSSADLHYARQLAQEAGLNAKIVAKVERAETVATEEAMEDIILGSDVVMVARGDLGVEIGDATLVGVQKRLIRRARKLNRVVITATQMMESMIKKPMPTRAEVMDVANAVLDGTDAVMLSGETANGDYPIETVKSMAEVCLGAETMPSINISRHRMEGKFASIDEAVAMSAMYTANHLEGVSAIIALTHSGETAKLMSRISSGLPIYALSRNQKALNLSALYRGVTPVFYDEESRTIDGAKKALALLKEKGYLMSGDVVLLTHGDELKEGGTNTCRILTVE